The following proteins are encoded in a genomic region of Oncorhynchus kisutch isolate 150728-3 linkage group LG18, Okis_V2, whole genome shotgun sequence:
- the LOC109875596 gene encoding beta-crystallin B3-like isoform X1 yields MYIYHYSGGLIPTLRLIHLDVHSSLVPDKQPLVLSISSCSATDSTMSHSGAQGSIGSHPAMGLRVHKMYLFEFENFQGRMMECITECRNLCEKGFEKIGSIRVECGPWVGYEQQNLSGEMFMLEKGEYPRWDTWSNSYRCDRFMSVRPVRMDTQDHKICLFECNNFEGRKMEVCDEDIPSLWSYGFQDRVASIQVTGGTWVGYQYPGYRGYQYVFECAVFKHWNEWGAHHPQIQSIRRVRDMQTHRRGCFEWTV; encoded by the exons atgtatatatatcacTACTCTGGGGGCCTGATTCCAACTCTTAGGCTTATCCATCTGGATGTCCATTCCTCCCTTGTACCTGACAAGCAGCCACTTG ttCTCTCAATCTCTTCCTGTTCGGCCACAGATTCGACCATGTCCCACTCTGGAGCCCAGGGCAGCATTGGGAGCCACCCAGCCATGGGGCTGCGTGTCCACAAA ATGTACCTGTTTGAGTTTGAGAACTTCCAGGGTCGTATGATGGAGTGCATCACTGAGTGCCGTAACCTGTGTGAGAAGGGCTTCGAGAAGATCGGCTCCATCAGGGTGGAGTGTGGACC CTGGGTGGGCTATGAGCAGCAGAACCTGAGTGGAGAGATGTTCATGCTGGAGAAGGGAGAGTACCCCCGCTGGGATACCTGGAGCAACAGCTACAGGTGTGACCGCTTCATGTCCGTCAGGCCTGTTCGCATG GACACCCAGGACCACAAGATATGCCTATTTGAGTGTAATAACTTTGAGGGCCGTAAGATGGAAGTTTGTGATGAGGATATCCCGAGTCTGTGGTCCTATGGCTTCCAGGACCGTGTGGCCAGCATCCAGGTCACTGGTGGAAC TTGGGTTGGCTATCAGTACCCCGGTTACCGTGGCTACCAGTACGTGTTCGAGTGCGCCGTCTTCAAGCATTGGAACGAGTGGGGCGCCCACCATCCCCAGATCCAGTCCATCCGTAGAGTGAGGGACATGCAGACACATCGCAGAGGCTGCTTTGAGTGGACCGTCTAG
- the LOC109875596 gene encoding beta-crystallin B3-like isoform X3 — protein MSIPPLYLTSSHLVRFTLREGGCERERWGGKDSTMSHSGAQGSIGSHPAMGLRVHKMYLFEFENFQGRMMECITECRNLCEKGFEKIGSIRVECGPWVGYEQQNLSGEMFMLEKGEYPRWDTWSNSYRCDRFMSVRPVRMDTQDHKICLFECNNFEGRKMEVCDEDIPSLWSYGFQDRVASIQVTGGTWVGYQYPGYRGYQYVFECAVFKHWNEWGAHHPQIQSIRRVRDMQTHRRGCFEWTV, from the exons ATGTCCATTCCTCCCTTGTACCTGACAAGCAGCCACTTGGTGAGATTCACGCTCAGGGAAGGGGGttgtgagcgagagagatgggggggcaaAG ATTCGACCATGTCCCACTCTGGAGCCCAGGGCAGCATTGGGAGCCACCCAGCCATGGGGCTGCGTGTCCACAAA ATGTACCTGTTTGAGTTTGAGAACTTCCAGGGTCGTATGATGGAGTGCATCACTGAGTGCCGTAACCTGTGTGAGAAGGGCTTCGAGAAGATCGGCTCCATCAGGGTGGAGTGTGGACC CTGGGTGGGCTATGAGCAGCAGAACCTGAGTGGAGAGATGTTCATGCTGGAGAAGGGAGAGTACCCCCGCTGGGATACCTGGAGCAACAGCTACAGGTGTGACCGCTTCATGTCCGTCAGGCCTGTTCGCATG GACACCCAGGACCACAAGATATGCCTATTTGAGTGTAATAACTTTGAGGGCCGTAAGATGGAAGTTTGTGATGAGGATATCCCGAGTCTGTGGTCCTATGGCTTCCAGGACCGTGTGGCCAGCATCCAGGTCACTGGTGGAAC TTGGGTTGGCTATCAGTACCCCGGTTACCGTGGCTACCAGTACGTGTTCGAGTGCGCCGTCTTCAAGCATTGGAACGAGTGGGGCGCCCACCATCCCCAGATCCAGTCCATCCGTAGAGTGAGGGACATGCAGACACATCGCAGAGGCTGCTTTGAGTGGACCGTCTAG
- the LOC109875596 gene encoding beta-crystallin B3-like isoform X2 encodes MYIYHYSGGLIPTLRLIHLDVHSSLVPDKQPLDSTMSHSGAQGSIGSHPAMGLRVHKMYLFEFENFQGRMMECITECRNLCEKGFEKIGSIRVECGPWVGYEQQNLSGEMFMLEKGEYPRWDTWSNSYRCDRFMSVRPVRMDTQDHKICLFECNNFEGRKMEVCDEDIPSLWSYGFQDRVASIQVTGGTWVGYQYPGYRGYQYVFECAVFKHWNEWGAHHPQIQSIRRVRDMQTHRRGCFEWTV; translated from the exons atgtatatatatcacTACTCTGGGGGCCTGATTCCAACTCTTAGGCTTATCCATCTGGATGTCCATTCCTCCCTTGTACCTGACAAGCAGCCACTTG ATTCGACCATGTCCCACTCTGGAGCCCAGGGCAGCATTGGGAGCCACCCAGCCATGGGGCTGCGTGTCCACAAA ATGTACCTGTTTGAGTTTGAGAACTTCCAGGGTCGTATGATGGAGTGCATCACTGAGTGCCGTAACCTGTGTGAGAAGGGCTTCGAGAAGATCGGCTCCATCAGGGTGGAGTGTGGACC CTGGGTGGGCTATGAGCAGCAGAACCTGAGTGGAGAGATGTTCATGCTGGAGAAGGGAGAGTACCCCCGCTGGGATACCTGGAGCAACAGCTACAGGTGTGACCGCTTCATGTCCGTCAGGCCTGTTCGCATG GACACCCAGGACCACAAGATATGCCTATTTGAGTGTAATAACTTTGAGGGCCGTAAGATGGAAGTTTGTGATGAGGATATCCCGAGTCTGTGGTCCTATGGCTTCCAGGACCGTGTGGCCAGCATCCAGGTCACTGGTGGAAC TTGGGTTGGCTATCAGTACCCCGGTTACCGTGGCTACCAGTACGTGTTCGAGTGCGCCGTCTTCAAGCATTGGAACGAGTGGGGCGCCCACCATCCCCAGATCCAGTCCATCCGTAGAGTGAGGGACATGCAGACACATCGCAGAGGCTGCTTTGAGTGGACCGTCTAG